A part of Primulina eburnea isolate SZY01 chromosome 10, ASM2296580v1, whole genome shotgun sequence genomic DNA contains:
- the LOC140803680 gene encoding protein SLE1-like, with translation MTIKMTFLNCVKLNEDTILRYSHLKIFQRGRSIGRSIKSRASDQNRAELDARARQCDTVIPGGTGGKTLEAQEHLAEGRSRGGQTRREQLGTEGYQEIGRRGGQARKEQLGREGYQEMDRKGGLSTINKSGGERAAQQVHQIDESKFKNSGSISSRLYTHHCPCPFPYRVYISLSLVIKINSINGLPN, from the exons ATGACGATCAAGATGACTTTCTTGAATTGTGTCAAATTAAATGAGGACACAATTCTAAGATATAGCCATTTGAAGATATTTCAA CGAGGAAGAAGCATAGGAAGAAGCATTAAAAGTAGGGCATCAGACCAAAATCGGGCCGAGCTTGACGCCAGGGCCAGGCAATGTGACACTGTTATCCCCGGCGGCACTGGTGGCAAGACCCTCGAAGCTCAGGAGCACCTAGCTGAAG GGAGAAGCCGAGGAGGGCAGACTAGGAGGGAGCAGCTGGGGACAGAAGGATACCAGGAGATAGGGAGACGTGGCGGGCAGGCCCGAAAAGAGCAGCTCGGTAGAGAAGGGTATCAGGAAATGGATCGAAAAGGTGGGCTCAGCACCATTAACAAGTCTGGTGGCGAGCGTGCGGCTCAGCAAGTGCATCAGATCGATGAATCTAAGTTCAAAAATTCGGGCTCCATATCATCCAGATTGTATACACACCATTGTCCATGTCCATTTCCCTATCGTGTATATATAAGTTTGTCTCTCGTAATAAAAATTAACTCAATAAATGGGTTGCCAAATTGA
- the LOC140842484 gene encoding uncharacterized protein isoform X2: MALSVSDLPAIYALLANSLSGDINIRKPAEDALAQFESRPGFCSCLMEVIAAKDLTSQTDVRLLASVYFKNSINRYWRHKRDSTGLSNEEKIYLRQKLLSHLREENYQIAATLSVLISKIARIDYPREWSDLFSMLARQLQSADLLTSHRIFMILFRTLKELSTKRLTSDQRTFAEIASQFFDYSWHLWQTDVQNILHGFSLLAQNASELNQDDIYLTCERWFLCSKIIRQLIVSGFPSDAKCIQEVQPVKKVGPVVLNAVQSFLPYYSSFQEEHPKFWDLLKKACTKLMKVLIAIQDRHPYSFGDKSVLWPVVDFCLNKITNPEPDSVSFQEFLIQCMSMMKSILECKDYKPIMAGHVMDDNRITFQEMKKNVSSTVAGVLASLLPSERVVLLCNILIRRYFVLTASDMEEWYQNPESFHHEQDSVLWSERLRPCAEALYIVLFENYSQLLGPVVVSILQEAMSGCPSSGYEITPPLLLKDAAYGAAAYVYYELSNYLSFKDWFNNALSVELTNDHPNMRIIHRKVALILGQWVSEIKDETRRPVYCALIKLLQEKDLCVRLAASRSLYFHIEDANFSEQEFSDLLPICWDSCFKLVDEVQEFDSKVQVLNTISCLIARVTEVIPLSNKLMQFFQKVWEESSGESLLQIQLLMALKNFVVALGNQSFICYNMLLPILQSVINANSPDELLEDSMQLWEATLSHATSMVPQLLEYFPCLVEILDRSFDHLEVAASIVEAYILFGGIEFLNMHAPTLAKLLELVVGNVNDKGLLSIVPLVDILVQCFPADVPQLISTTIMKLIVICLTGGDDHEPLKTAVKASSAAILARILVMNTNYLAQLTSEPSLLAHLQEAGFSNDENILLCLADVWLDKVDNVISNQRKTFGLALSIILTLRMPQVLEKLDQILSVCASVILGGSEDLTEEESSDNMQSSKLQLPSKEVRKRQIKFSDPINQMSLENSVRDNLQTCATLHGELFNTAMSKIHPASFAQLKQALNMT, translated from the exons GGGATTGAGCAatgaagaaaaaatatatttgaggCAAAAGTTGCTGTCACACTTAAGAGAAGAGAATTATCAG ATTGCTGCGACATTGTCCGTTTTGATCTCCAAAATCGCTCGCATCGACTATCCAAGAGAATG GTCAGACTTGTTTTCTATGTTAGCTCGACAGCTTCAATCTGCGGATTTATTAACTTCTCATAGAATTTTTATGATTCTTTTCCGGACATTGAAGGAGTTGTCGACGAAACGACTAACTTCTGATCAGAGGACCTTCGCTGAG ATAGCATCCCAATTCTTTGATTACAGTTGGCACCTTTGGCAGACTGATGTGCAGAATATATTGCATGGTTTTTCATTGCTTGCTCAAAATGCTTCTGAGTTGAATCAGGATGATATTTACTTAACCTGTGAAAGATGGTTCCTGTGTTCAAAGATTATACGGCAACTTATAGTTTCTGGGTTCCCAAGTGACGCGAAGTGTATACAG GAGGTGCAACCTGTCAAGAAGGTCGGTCCTGTTGTGTTAAATGCTGTCCAATCGTTTCTGCCATACT ATTCATCTTTTCAAGAGGAACATCCCAAATTCTGGGATTTGCTGAAGAAGGCATGCACTAAGTTGATGAAGGTTTTAATTGCAATTCAGGACAGGCATCCTTACTCATTTGGTGACAAAAGTGTCCTTTGGCCTGTTGTTGACTTTTGCTTGAATAAGATAACAAACCCCGAGCCAGATAGTGTCTCGTTTCAAGAATTTTTGATTCAGTGTATGTCAATGATGAAATCTATTCTTGAATGTAAAGATTACAAGCCAATCATGGCTGGTCATGTGATGGATGACAATCGAATTACCTTTCAAGAGATGAAGAAAAATGTATCTAGTACAGTTGCTGGTGTCTTGGCTTCTCTTCTGCCTAGTGAGCGTGTGGTTCTATTGTGTAACATACTGATAAGGAG GTATTTTGTTTTAACAGCAAGCGATATGGAAGAATGGTACCAGAATCCTGAGTCTTTTCACCACGAGCAGGATTCTGTCTTGTGGTCAGAGAGATTAAGACCATGCGCAGAAGCATTATACATTGTTTTGTTTGAGAATTACAGCCAA CTCCTGGGTCCTGTTGTGGTTTCCATTCTTCAAGAGGCAATGAGTGGATGCCCTTCTTCTGGTTATGAAATAACTCCACCCTTGCTTCTCAAGGATGCTGCTTATGGTGCTGCTGCATATGTCTACTACGAGCTTTCGAATTATCTGAGTTTCAAAGACTG GTTCAAtaatgcattatctgttgaacTCACAAATGACCATCCAAACATGCGAATTATACATAGAAAAGTTGCATTAATTTTGGGGCAATGGGTTTCGGAG ATTAAAGACGAAACCAGAAGACCAGTATATTGTGCTTTAATAAAATTGCTTCAGGAGAAAGACCTGTGTGTTAGG CTGGCAGCATCACGATCCCTGTATTTTCATATTGAAGATGCCAATTTCTCAGAGCAGGAATTCTCCGATCTTCTTCCAATATGCTGGGACTCATGTTTCAAATTGGTGGATGAAGTCCAAGAGTTCGATTCGAAA GTTCAAGTGTTAAATACAATTTCTTGTCTTATTGCACGGGTGACTGAAGTTATTCCTCTCTCAAACAAGTTGATGCAGTTTTTCCAGAAG GTCTGGGAAGAATCTTCTGGTGAAAGCCTACTGCAAATTCAGCTTCTCATGGCTCTGAAAAACTTTGTCGTTGCACTTGGTAATCAGTCGTTTATATGTTACAACATGCTACTGCCCATTTTACAAAGTGTAATAAATGCAAATAGCCCTGATGAACTTTTGGAAGACAGCATGCAG TTATGGGAAGCCACTCTTTCTCATGCCACCTCAATGGTTCCTCAGCTGTTGGAGTATTTCCCATGTCTGGTGGAGATCTTGGACCGAAGTTTTGATCACTTAGAG GTGGCTGCCAGCATCGTTGAAGCCTACATACTTTTTGGTGGAATAGAATTCCTCAATATGCATGCACCAACTCTCGCTAAACTTCTTGAATTAGTTGTCGGTAACGTCAATGACAAAGGGTTGCTTTCAATTGTTCCACTTGTGGATATTTTAGTTCAG TGTTTTCCTGCCGACGTTCCCCAATTAATCAGTACCACTATAATG AAATTAATTGTCATATGCCTGACTGGAGGAGATGATCATGAACCTTTGAAGACAGCTGTGAAAGCATCTTCAGCAGCCATACTTGCAAGGATTTTGGTCATGAATACTAATTATCTAGCACAATTAACATCAGAACCATCACTGTTAGCACATCTCCAGGAGGCTGGATTTTCAAATGACGAAAACATATTACTTTGCCTGGCTGATGTATGGCTAGACAAG GTTGACAATGTTATTTCCAATCAAAGAAAGACCTTTGGCCTAGCACTTTCTATAATTTTAACTTTGCGAATGCCCCAAGTACTTGAAAAACTTGATCAGATCCTAAG TGTATGTGCCAGTGTCATACTGGGTGGAAGTGAGGATTTAACTGAAGAAGAATCAAG CGATAATATGCAATCTAGCAAGCTGCAGCTCCCCAGTAAAGAGGTTAGGAAGAGACAG ATCAAATTCTCTGACCCAATAAACCAAATGTCGTTGGAGAACTCAGTGAGGGACAATCTCCAGACTTGTGCTACTCTTCATGGAGAATTATTCAACACCGCCATGTCTAAGATTCACCCTGCATCATTTGCACAACTGAAACAGGCTTTGAACATGACATAA
- the LOC140842484 gene encoding uncharacterized protein isoform X1: protein MALSVSDLPAIYALLANSLSGDINIRKPAEDALAQFESRPGFCSCLMEVIAAKDLTSQTDVRLLASVYFKNSINRYWRHKRDSTGLSNEEKIYLRQKLLSHLREENYQIAATLSVLISKIARIDYPREWSDLFSMLARQLQSADLLTSHRIFMILFRTLKELSTKRLTSDQRTFAEIASQFFDYSWHLWQTDVQNILHGFSLLAQNASELNQDDIYLTCERWFLCSKIIRQLIVSGFPSDAKCIQEVQPVKKVGPVVLNAVQSFLPYYSSFQEEHPKFWDLLKKACTKLMKVLIAIQDRHPYSFGDKSVLWPVVDFCLNKITNPEPDSVSFQEFLIQCMSMMKSILECKDYKPIMAGHVMDDNRITFQEMKKNVSSTVAGVLASLLPSERVVLLCNILIRRYFVLTASDMEEWYQNPESFHHEQDSVLWSERLRPCAEALYIVLFENYSQLLGPVVVSILQEAMSGCPSSGYEITPPLLLKDAAYGAAAYVYYELSNYLSFKDWFNNALSVELTNDHPNMRIIHRKVALILGQWVSEIKDETRRPVYCALIKLLQEKDLCVRLAASRSLYFHIEDANFSEQEFSDLLPICWDSCFKLVDEVQEFDSKVQVLNTISCLIARVTEVIPLSNKLMQFFQKVWEESSGESLLQIQLLMALKNFVVALGNQSFICYNMLLPILQSVINANSPDELLEDSMQLWEATLSHATSMVPQLLEYFPCLVEILDRSFDHLEVAASIVEAYILFGGIEFLNMHAPTLAKLLELVVGNVNDKGLLSIVPLVDILVQCFPADVPQLISTTIMKLIVICLTGGDDHEPLKTAVKASSAAILARILVMNTNYLAQLTSEPSLLAHLQEAGFSNDENILLCLADVWLDKVDNVISNQRKTFGLALSIILTLRMPQVLEKLDQILSVCASVILGGSEDLTEEESSSDNMQSSKLQLPSKEVRKRQIKFSDPINQMSLENSVRDNLQTCATLHGELFNTAMSKIHPASFAQLKQALNMT, encoded by the exons GGGATTGAGCAatgaagaaaaaatatatttgaggCAAAAGTTGCTGTCACACTTAAGAGAAGAGAATTATCAG ATTGCTGCGACATTGTCCGTTTTGATCTCCAAAATCGCTCGCATCGACTATCCAAGAGAATG GTCAGACTTGTTTTCTATGTTAGCTCGACAGCTTCAATCTGCGGATTTATTAACTTCTCATAGAATTTTTATGATTCTTTTCCGGACATTGAAGGAGTTGTCGACGAAACGACTAACTTCTGATCAGAGGACCTTCGCTGAG ATAGCATCCCAATTCTTTGATTACAGTTGGCACCTTTGGCAGACTGATGTGCAGAATATATTGCATGGTTTTTCATTGCTTGCTCAAAATGCTTCTGAGTTGAATCAGGATGATATTTACTTAACCTGTGAAAGATGGTTCCTGTGTTCAAAGATTATACGGCAACTTATAGTTTCTGGGTTCCCAAGTGACGCGAAGTGTATACAG GAGGTGCAACCTGTCAAGAAGGTCGGTCCTGTTGTGTTAAATGCTGTCCAATCGTTTCTGCCATACT ATTCATCTTTTCAAGAGGAACATCCCAAATTCTGGGATTTGCTGAAGAAGGCATGCACTAAGTTGATGAAGGTTTTAATTGCAATTCAGGACAGGCATCCTTACTCATTTGGTGACAAAAGTGTCCTTTGGCCTGTTGTTGACTTTTGCTTGAATAAGATAACAAACCCCGAGCCAGATAGTGTCTCGTTTCAAGAATTTTTGATTCAGTGTATGTCAATGATGAAATCTATTCTTGAATGTAAAGATTACAAGCCAATCATGGCTGGTCATGTGATGGATGACAATCGAATTACCTTTCAAGAGATGAAGAAAAATGTATCTAGTACAGTTGCTGGTGTCTTGGCTTCTCTTCTGCCTAGTGAGCGTGTGGTTCTATTGTGTAACATACTGATAAGGAG GTATTTTGTTTTAACAGCAAGCGATATGGAAGAATGGTACCAGAATCCTGAGTCTTTTCACCACGAGCAGGATTCTGTCTTGTGGTCAGAGAGATTAAGACCATGCGCAGAAGCATTATACATTGTTTTGTTTGAGAATTACAGCCAA CTCCTGGGTCCTGTTGTGGTTTCCATTCTTCAAGAGGCAATGAGTGGATGCCCTTCTTCTGGTTATGAAATAACTCCACCCTTGCTTCTCAAGGATGCTGCTTATGGTGCTGCTGCATATGTCTACTACGAGCTTTCGAATTATCTGAGTTTCAAAGACTG GTTCAAtaatgcattatctgttgaacTCACAAATGACCATCCAAACATGCGAATTATACATAGAAAAGTTGCATTAATTTTGGGGCAATGGGTTTCGGAG ATTAAAGACGAAACCAGAAGACCAGTATATTGTGCTTTAATAAAATTGCTTCAGGAGAAAGACCTGTGTGTTAGG CTGGCAGCATCACGATCCCTGTATTTTCATATTGAAGATGCCAATTTCTCAGAGCAGGAATTCTCCGATCTTCTTCCAATATGCTGGGACTCATGTTTCAAATTGGTGGATGAAGTCCAAGAGTTCGATTCGAAA GTTCAAGTGTTAAATACAATTTCTTGTCTTATTGCACGGGTGACTGAAGTTATTCCTCTCTCAAACAAGTTGATGCAGTTTTTCCAGAAG GTCTGGGAAGAATCTTCTGGTGAAAGCCTACTGCAAATTCAGCTTCTCATGGCTCTGAAAAACTTTGTCGTTGCACTTGGTAATCAGTCGTTTATATGTTACAACATGCTACTGCCCATTTTACAAAGTGTAATAAATGCAAATAGCCCTGATGAACTTTTGGAAGACAGCATGCAG TTATGGGAAGCCACTCTTTCTCATGCCACCTCAATGGTTCCTCAGCTGTTGGAGTATTTCCCATGTCTGGTGGAGATCTTGGACCGAAGTTTTGATCACTTAGAG GTGGCTGCCAGCATCGTTGAAGCCTACATACTTTTTGGTGGAATAGAATTCCTCAATATGCATGCACCAACTCTCGCTAAACTTCTTGAATTAGTTGTCGGTAACGTCAATGACAAAGGGTTGCTTTCAATTGTTCCACTTGTGGATATTTTAGTTCAG TGTTTTCCTGCCGACGTTCCCCAATTAATCAGTACCACTATAATG AAATTAATTGTCATATGCCTGACTGGAGGAGATGATCATGAACCTTTGAAGACAGCTGTGAAAGCATCTTCAGCAGCCATACTTGCAAGGATTTTGGTCATGAATACTAATTATCTAGCACAATTAACATCAGAACCATCACTGTTAGCACATCTCCAGGAGGCTGGATTTTCAAATGACGAAAACATATTACTTTGCCTGGCTGATGTATGGCTAGACAAG GTTGACAATGTTATTTCCAATCAAAGAAAGACCTTTGGCCTAGCACTTTCTATAATTTTAACTTTGCGAATGCCCCAAGTACTTGAAAAACTTGATCAGATCCTAAG TGTATGTGCCAGTGTCATACTGGGTGGAAGTGAGGATTTAACTGAAGAAGAATCAAG TAGCGATAATATGCAATCTAGCAAGCTGCAGCTCCCCAGTAAAGAGGTTAGGAAGAGACAG ATCAAATTCTCTGACCCAATAAACCAAATGTCGTTGGAGAACTCAGTGAGGGACAATCTCCAGACTTGTGCTACTCTTCATGGAGAATTATTCAACACCGCCATGTCTAAGATTCACCCTGCATCATTTGCACAACTGAAACAGGCTTTGAACATGACATAA
- the LOC140842484 gene encoding uncharacterized protein isoform X3 — MALSVSDLPAIYALLANSLSGDINIRKPAEDALAQFESRPGFCSCLMEVIAAKDLTSQTDVRLLASVYFKNSINRYWRHKRDSTGLSNEEKIYLRQKLLSHLREENYQIAATLSVLISKIARIDYPREWSDLFSMLARQLQSADLLTSHRIFMILFRTLKELSTKRLTSDQRTFAEIASQFFDYSWHLWQTDVQNILHGFSLLAQNASELNQDDIYLTCERWFLCSKIIRQLIVSGFPSDAKCIQEVQPVKKVGPVVLNAVQSFLPYYSSFQEEHPKFWDLLKKACTKLMKVLIAIQDRHPYSFGDKSVLWPVVDFCLNKITNPEPDSVSFQEFLIQCMSMMKSILECKDYKPIMAGHVMDDNRITFQEMKKNVSSTVAGVLASLLPSERVVLLCNILIRRYFVLTASDMEEWYQNPESFHHEQDSVLWSERLRPCAEALYIVLFENYSQLLGPVVVSILQEAMSGCPSSGYEITPPLLLKDAAYGAAAYVYYELSNYLSFKDWFNNALSVELTNDHPNMRIIHRKVALILGQWVSEIKDETRRPVYCALIKLLQEKDLCVRLAASRSLYFHIEDANFSEQEFSDLLPICWDSCFKLVDEVQEFDSKVQVLNTISCLIARVTEVIPLSNKLMQFFQKVWEESSGESLLQIQLLMALKNFVVALGNQSFICYNMLLPILQSVINANSPDELLEDSMQLWEATLSHATSMVPQLLEYFPCLVEILDRSFDHLEVAASIVEAYILFGGIEFLNMHAPTLAKLLELVVGNVNDKGLLSIVPLVDILVQCFPADVPQLISTTIMKLIVICLTGGDDHEPLKTAVKASSAAILARILVMNTNYLAQLTSEPSLLAHLQEAGFSNDENILLCLADVWLDKNWYSSQWLYIFLLLVQHY; from the exons GGGATTGAGCAatgaagaaaaaatatatttgaggCAAAAGTTGCTGTCACACTTAAGAGAAGAGAATTATCAG ATTGCTGCGACATTGTCCGTTTTGATCTCCAAAATCGCTCGCATCGACTATCCAAGAGAATG GTCAGACTTGTTTTCTATGTTAGCTCGACAGCTTCAATCTGCGGATTTATTAACTTCTCATAGAATTTTTATGATTCTTTTCCGGACATTGAAGGAGTTGTCGACGAAACGACTAACTTCTGATCAGAGGACCTTCGCTGAG ATAGCATCCCAATTCTTTGATTACAGTTGGCACCTTTGGCAGACTGATGTGCAGAATATATTGCATGGTTTTTCATTGCTTGCTCAAAATGCTTCTGAGTTGAATCAGGATGATATTTACTTAACCTGTGAAAGATGGTTCCTGTGTTCAAAGATTATACGGCAACTTATAGTTTCTGGGTTCCCAAGTGACGCGAAGTGTATACAG GAGGTGCAACCTGTCAAGAAGGTCGGTCCTGTTGTGTTAAATGCTGTCCAATCGTTTCTGCCATACT ATTCATCTTTTCAAGAGGAACATCCCAAATTCTGGGATTTGCTGAAGAAGGCATGCACTAAGTTGATGAAGGTTTTAATTGCAATTCAGGACAGGCATCCTTACTCATTTGGTGACAAAAGTGTCCTTTGGCCTGTTGTTGACTTTTGCTTGAATAAGATAACAAACCCCGAGCCAGATAGTGTCTCGTTTCAAGAATTTTTGATTCAGTGTATGTCAATGATGAAATCTATTCTTGAATGTAAAGATTACAAGCCAATCATGGCTGGTCATGTGATGGATGACAATCGAATTACCTTTCAAGAGATGAAGAAAAATGTATCTAGTACAGTTGCTGGTGTCTTGGCTTCTCTTCTGCCTAGTGAGCGTGTGGTTCTATTGTGTAACATACTGATAAGGAG GTATTTTGTTTTAACAGCAAGCGATATGGAAGAATGGTACCAGAATCCTGAGTCTTTTCACCACGAGCAGGATTCTGTCTTGTGGTCAGAGAGATTAAGACCATGCGCAGAAGCATTATACATTGTTTTGTTTGAGAATTACAGCCAA CTCCTGGGTCCTGTTGTGGTTTCCATTCTTCAAGAGGCAATGAGTGGATGCCCTTCTTCTGGTTATGAAATAACTCCACCCTTGCTTCTCAAGGATGCTGCTTATGGTGCTGCTGCATATGTCTACTACGAGCTTTCGAATTATCTGAGTTTCAAAGACTG GTTCAAtaatgcattatctgttgaacTCACAAATGACCATCCAAACATGCGAATTATACATAGAAAAGTTGCATTAATTTTGGGGCAATGGGTTTCGGAG ATTAAAGACGAAACCAGAAGACCAGTATATTGTGCTTTAATAAAATTGCTTCAGGAGAAAGACCTGTGTGTTAGG CTGGCAGCATCACGATCCCTGTATTTTCATATTGAAGATGCCAATTTCTCAGAGCAGGAATTCTCCGATCTTCTTCCAATATGCTGGGACTCATGTTTCAAATTGGTGGATGAAGTCCAAGAGTTCGATTCGAAA GTTCAAGTGTTAAATACAATTTCTTGTCTTATTGCACGGGTGACTGAAGTTATTCCTCTCTCAAACAAGTTGATGCAGTTTTTCCAGAAG GTCTGGGAAGAATCTTCTGGTGAAAGCCTACTGCAAATTCAGCTTCTCATGGCTCTGAAAAACTTTGTCGTTGCACTTGGTAATCAGTCGTTTATATGTTACAACATGCTACTGCCCATTTTACAAAGTGTAATAAATGCAAATAGCCCTGATGAACTTTTGGAAGACAGCATGCAG TTATGGGAAGCCACTCTTTCTCATGCCACCTCAATGGTTCCTCAGCTGTTGGAGTATTTCCCATGTCTGGTGGAGATCTTGGACCGAAGTTTTGATCACTTAGAG GTGGCTGCCAGCATCGTTGAAGCCTACATACTTTTTGGTGGAATAGAATTCCTCAATATGCATGCACCAACTCTCGCTAAACTTCTTGAATTAGTTGTCGGTAACGTCAATGACAAAGGGTTGCTTTCAATTGTTCCACTTGTGGATATTTTAGTTCAG TGTTTTCCTGCCGACGTTCCCCAATTAATCAGTACCACTATAATG AAATTAATTGTCATATGCCTGACTGGAGGAGATGATCATGAACCTTTGAAGACAGCTGTGAAAGCATCTTCAGCAGCCATACTTGCAAGGATTTTGGTCATGAATACTAATTATCTAGCACAATTAACATCAGAACCATCACTGTTAGCACATCTCCAGGAGGCTGGATTTTCAAATGACGAAAACATATTACTTTGCCTGGCTGATGTATGGCTAGACAAG AACTGGTACTCATCGCAGTGGCTATATATATTTTTGCTGCTTGTGCAACACTACTAA